The following proteins come from a genomic window of Enterobacter chengduensis:
- the pdeR gene encoding cyclic di-GMP phosphodiesterase has product MMDDLEQNLLFRYMGTHSPWWRLSADSNALHLAASENADVTQVIALDDKQADLIRHLTVITSSISMTLSLFGEDLPVHLVGRKITRNEWAGTASAWNDTPSVARDLAQGLSFAEQVVSEANSVIVILDQNGNIQRFNRLSEEYTGLKEHEVIGQNVFKLFMSRSEVAASKRNISGFFRNGSSYEVERWIKTRKGQRLFLFRNKFVHSGSGKNEIFLICSGTDITEERRAQERLRVLANTDTITGLPNRNAIHDLISDAIANRGDTQVGVVYLDLDNFKKVNDAYGHMFGDQLLQAVALAILSCLDEDQVLARLGGDEFIVMATNTSQGSLEAMASRILTRLRQPFRIGLIEIYTGCSLGIALAPQHGNDRESVIRNADTAMYTAKENGRGKFCVYSPEMNQRVFEYLWLDTNLRKALDNDQLLIHYQPKITWRGEIRSLEALVRWQSPERGLIPPLEFISYAEESGLIVPLGRWVMLDVVRQVAKWRDKGINLRVAVNVSARQLADQTIFSDLKQALKDLNFEYCPVDVELTESCLIENEELALSVIQQFSKLGAQIHLDDFGTGYSSLSQLARFPIDAIKLDQSFVKDIHKQSISQSLVRAIVAVAQALNLQVIAEGVESAKEDAFLTKNGVNERQGFLFAKPMPAAAFERWLKRYQARNQR; this is encoded by the coding sequence ATGATGGACGATCTGGAGCAGAACTTGCTGTTTCGCTACATGGGTACTCACAGCCCGTGGTGGCGCTTGTCAGCTGACAGCAACGCTCTGCACCTTGCCGCCAGTGAAAATGCCGACGTCACTCAGGTGATTGCGCTGGACGATAAACAGGCCGATCTCATCCGTCACTTAACCGTTATTACCTCCAGCATTTCTATGACGCTCTCGCTATTCGGGGAAGATCTTCCGGTTCACCTTGTTGGACGTAAAATTACCCGCAACGAGTGGGCCGGAACCGCTTCCGCCTGGAACGATACCCCCTCCGTGGCGCGCGACCTAGCACAGGGGCTCTCTTTCGCGGAGCAGGTTGTCTCAGAGGCCAACTCCGTCATTGTTATTCTCGATCAGAACGGCAATATTCAGCGTTTCAACCGGCTTAGCGAAGAGTACACCGGCCTGAAAGAGCATGAGGTGATTGGCCAGAACGTATTTAAGCTGTTTATGAGCCGCAGCGAAGTGGCTGCGTCAAAACGCAATATTAGCGGTTTCTTTCGCAACGGCAGCTCCTACGAAGTCGAACGCTGGATCAAAACGCGCAAAGGGCAGCGGCTGTTTCTGTTCAGAAACAAGTTCGTTCACAGCGGCAGTGGAAAAAATGAAATTTTCCTTATCTGTTCCGGGACCGATATTACCGAGGAGCGCCGCGCTCAGGAGCGGCTGCGCGTGCTGGCCAACACCGATACCATCACCGGCCTGCCGAACCGTAATGCGATCCACGACCTGATTTCTGACGCCATTGCTAACCGCGGCGATACCCAGGTGGGCGTGGTGTATCTCGATCTGGATAATTTTAAAAAGGTTAACGACGCTTACGGGCATATGTTTGGCGATCAGCTGTTACAGGCGGTCGCCCTCGCCATCCTGAGCTGTCTGGATGAGGACCAGGTGCTGGCACGGCTTGGCGGTGATGAGTTTATCGTCATGGCCACCAATACCTCTCAGGGCTCTCTGGAGGCGATGGCATCACGCATTTTAACCCGTCTGCGCCAGCCGTTCCGAATCGGTCTGATTGAAATTTATACCGGCTGCTCCCTGGGTATCGCCCTCGCTCCGCAGCACGGCAACGATCGGGAAAGCGTGATTCGTAACGCCGATACCGCGATGTATACCGCCAAAGAGAACGGCCGGGGCAAGTTCTGCGTTTACTCGCCCGAGATGAACCAGCGCGTGTTCGAGTATCTCTGGCTGGATACCAACCTGCGTAAGGCCCTGGATAACGATCAGCTTCTGATCCACTATCAGCCGAAAATCACCTGGCGCGGGGAAATCAGAAGCCTCGAAGCGCTGGTCCGCTGGCAATCCCCCGAGCGCGGCCTGATTCCGCCGCTGGAGTTTATCTCTTATGCCGAGGAGTCGGGGTTGATTGTGCCGCTGGGCCGCTGGGTGATGCTCGACGTGGTTCGCCAGGTGGCTAAATGGCGCGATAAGGGCATAAACCTGCGCGTGGCCGTCAACGTCTCTGCTCGCCAGCTGGCCGATCAGACCATCTTCAGCGACTTAAAGCAGGCGCTGAAGGATCTGAATTTTGAATACTGCCCCGTCGACGTTGAATTAACGGAAAGCTGTCTTATTGAGAACGAAGAGCTGGCGCTGTCCGTGATCCAGCAGTTCAGCAAGCTCGGGGCGCAGATTCATCTGGATGATTTTGGCACCGGCTACTCCTCCCTTTCGCAGCTGGCGCGCTTCCCTATCGACGCTATTAAGCTCGATCAATCCTTCGTCAAGGATATTCATAAGCAGTCGATTTCGCAGTCGCTGGTGCGCGCTATCGTCGCGGTGGCGCAGGCGTTAAATCTGCAGGTGATTGCCGAAGGCGTGGAAAGTGCAAAAGAAGACGCCTTTCTGACCAAGAACG
- a CDS encoding exoribonuclease II, producing the protein MFQDNPLLAQLKQQLHSQTPRAEGVVKATEKGFGFLEVDAQKSYFIPPPQMKKVMHGDRVMAVIHTEKDRESAEPEELIEPFLTRFVGKVQRKDDRLSIVPDHPLLKDAIPCRAARGVEHDFKEGDWAVAEMRRHPLKGDRGFYAELTQFITFGADHFVPWWVTLARHNLEKEAPNGVATEMQDEGLTRRDLTGLEFVTIDSASTEDMDDALYAEESADGKLHLTVAIADPTAWIAEGSKLDDAAKIRAFTNYLPGFNIPMLPRELSDDLCSLRPNEVRPVLACRMTIAADGAIEDDIEFFAATIESKAKLAYDNVSDWLENTGSWKPESDAIAAQIRLLHRICLNRGEWRKTHALVFKDRPDYRFVLGEKGEVLDIVAEPRRIANRIVEEAMISANICAARVLRDKLGFGIYNVHTGFDPANTEALAALLKNHDVHVDPEEVLTLPGFCKLRRELDAQPSGFLDSRIRRFQSFAEISTEPGPHFGLGLDAYATWTSPIRKYGDMVNHRLLKAIIKGEAVARPQEDTTLQMADRRRLNRMAERDVGDWLYARFLQDKAGTDTRFAAEIIDVSRGGMRVRLVDNGAVAFIPAPFLHAVRDEMVCSQENGTVQIKGETVYKVTDVIDVTIAEVRMETRSIIARPVA; encoded by the coding sequence ATGTTTCAGGACAACCCGCTGCTAGCGCAGCTTAAACAGCAACTGCATTCCCAGACGCCGCGTGCAGAAGGGGTCGTAAAAGCCACGGAAAAGGGCTTTGGCTTCCTTGAAGTTGACGCGCAGAAAAGCTACTTCATTCCGCCACCGCAGATGAAGAAAGTGATGCATGGCGATCGCGTCATGGCCGTCATTCATACCGAGAAGGACCGAGAGTCTGCCGAGCCGGAAGAACTGATCGAACCGTTCCTGACCCGTTTTGTGGGTAAGGTGCAGCGAAAAGACGATCGTCTTTCTATCGTGCCGGATCATCCCCTGCTGAAAGATGCCATTCCCTGCCGCGCCGCCCGTGGCGTTGAGCATGATTTTAAAGAAGGTGACTGGGCCGTAGCAGAAATGCGCCGTCATCCTCTGAAAGGCGATCGCGGTTTTTATGCTGAGCTGACCCAGTTCATCACCTTTGGCGCTGACCATTTCGTGCCATGGTGGGTCACGCTGGCACGCCACAATCTTGAAAAAGAAGCGCCGAACGGCGTGGCAACCGAGATGCAGGACGAAGGTCTGACGCGTCGCGATCTCACCGGGCTGGAGTTTGTCACTATCGACAGCGCCAGCACCGAAGATATGGACGATGCGCTCTACGCTGAAGAGAGCGCCGACGGCAAGCTGCACCTGACCGTCGCGATTGCCGATCCCACCGCCTGGATTGCCGAAGGCAGCAAGCTGGATGACGCGGCGAAAATCCGCGCCTTCACCAACTACCTGCCGGGCTTCAACATTCCGATGCTGCCGCGCGAACTGTCAGACGATCTCTGCTCGCTGCGTCCAAATGAAGTGCGCCCGGTCCTTGCCTGCCGCATGACCATTGCTGCGGATGGCGCGATTGAAGACGATATTGAGTTCTTTGCCGCCACCATCGAGTCGAAAGCCAAACTGGCCTACGATAACGTCTCCGACTGGCTGGAAAACACCGGCAGCTGGAAGCCTGAATCCGACGCCATTGCCGCGCAGATCCGCCTGCTGCATCGCATCTGCCTGAACCGCGGCGAGTGGCGTAAAACCCATGCGCTGGTGTTCAAAGATCGCCCGGATTATCGCTTTGTTCTGGGCGAGAAAGGCGAAGTGCTGGACATCGTGGCCGAACCGCGACGCATTGCTAACCGCATCGTTGAAGAGGCGATGATTTCAGCCAATATCTGTGCCGCGCGCGTGCTGCGCGACAAGCTGGGCTTTGGTATTTACAACGTCCATACCGGGTTCGATCCGGCGAATACCGAAGCGCTGGCGGCCCTGCTGAAAAATCACGATGTGCACGTTGATCCGGAAGAAGTGCTGACCCTGCCGGGCTTCTGCAAGCTTCGCCGCGAACTGGACGCACAGCCGTCAGGTTTCCTGGACAGCCGCATTCGTCGCTTCCAGTCCTTTGCTGAAATCAGCACCGAGCCTGGCCCGCACTTTGGTCTCGGCCTCGACGCTTACGCCACCTGGACATCGCCGATCCGTAAGTATGGCGATATGGTTAACCACCGTCTGCTGAAAGCGATTATCAAAGGTGAAGCCGTTGCCCGTCCTCAGGAGGACACCACGCTGCAGATGGCCGATCGTCGCCGCCTGAACCGCATGGCGGAGCGTGACGTTGGAGACTGGCTGTACGCGCGCTTCCTGCAGGATAAAGCCGGAACCGATACCCGCTTTGCGGCGGAAATCATCGATGTCAGCCGCGGCGGGATGCGCGTCCGCCTGGTCGATAACGGTGCTGTTGCGTTTATTCCTGCACCGTTCCTGCATGCGGTGCGTGACGAAATGGTCTGTAGTCAGGAAAACGGTACCGTGCAGATTAAAGGTGAAACAGTTTACAAAGTCACCGACGTGATTGACGTGACTATCGCCGAAGTTCGCATGGAAACCCGCAGTATTATCGCGCGTCCTGTCGCCTGA